A window of Helicobacter pylori genomic DNA:
TCACTTGGTCTAAATTCTTAGAAAATTTTAAAAATAAGAATGAAGACGACAAACCTGAACCCCCAACCATCAATAAAAGCAGTGAAAAACAGCGAGTTTTAGACAAAAACCAGCAAATTTTAAAAAGAGCTTTAGAAAAAAGCCTTAAATTCTTTTTCATTTTTGGATACAACTATTCGCAAGCCACTTTTTCAACTTCTAATCAAAGCTTGACTTTTGTGGCTAATAGCATAGGGTTTAACACCGCTACTGGTTTAGAGCATTTTTTAAGAAACCACCCTAAGATCGGTTTTAGAATCTTTAGTGCCTATAATTATTTCCATTCCGTTTCTCTCTCTCAGCCTCAAACCTTAATGGTGCAAAATTATGGGGGCGGGTTAGATTTTTCTTGGATTTTTGTAGATAAAAATATTTATCGTTTTAGGAGTTATTTGGGTCTCGCTTTAGAGCAAGGGGTGTTATTGGTGGATACGATTAAACCGGGTGCGATTACAACGATCATTCCAAGAACCAAAAAAACCTTTTTCCAAGCCCCTTTCCGCTTTGGTTTTATCGTGGATTTTATCGGCTATTTGTCCTTGCAATTAGGGATTGAAATGCCCTTAGTGAGGAATGTTTTTTACACCTACAACAACCATCAAGAAAGATTCAAACCACGATTTAACGCTAACTTCTCTTTAGTCGTTTCCTTTTGAATAAGCCCATGACTTTCCTAGGGTATTTTAAAAGCATGGAAAAAACATTCGTTTGAATGCCGTTTTCTTTGCAAGCTCTTATGTTTTCTTTATTCCTTAATAAAAGGCTTTTAAACCCTTTCGTGCTAGCCCCACCGGTGCGCATCACTACTAACACTTCTTTCAAATAAGAAAAGCTTATTTTTTGCACCACAAACAAGCGGATGATCATCTCAAAATCCGCTGAAATCTTATAGTCGCTTTTGTATAGCCCATAGCGTTCATAGATTTCTTTTTTAACAAAGAGCGTGGGGTGCGCTGGCACGACACCATAAAGTAAGGTTTTAGGGTGAAACTCCCCGCTTTCATAATAGCGCACCACTTTTTCTAAACAATTAGGCTTGACAAAAACCAGATCCGCATACACGCTATCGCAATTTTTGTTTTCAAACTCGTGCACCACTTTTTCTAAAACGAACTCATCTTTGTAAAAATCATCGCTGTTCAATAAAGCGATAATATCCCCGCTCGCGCGCCTTATGCCCTTATTCATGGCGTCATAAATACCCTTATCTTTTTCACTCACCACGCAAGCGATTTTGTCTTTATATTTTTGAATGATTTCTAAAGTACCATCCGCGCTAGATCCGTCTATAATAATGTATTCAATGTTTTTATAAGTTTGATTAAGCACGGAAAGAATGGTGTCTTCAATGGTTTTTTCGCTATTAAAACACGCCGTGATCACTGAAACTTTTAGCAATTAAACCCTTTTATAATAAACTCCCCCATTGTATAACTAAGTTTTAAATAAATTCACTTGTTTGTCTAAATTTTTGGTTGTTTCACTCACATGCGTAGCGATTTTTAAAATATCTGAAGAGTCAGCTAAAGTTTTAGAAGCCACTTTTTCCACTTCTACAAAATCGCTTACCATCGCTTCAATTTGGTGTCCGGATTTGGCGTAATCGTCCATGCTTTGATTGCTATCTAAAACGACTGAACTCAAATTAGCGCTCATTTTTTCGTAAGTTTCTTGCACGCTTTTACTCATATCGCTCAAACGCTCCATTTTTTGCGAATTGAGATTCATTTGCGAGCTCACATCATTAATTTCTTGGACAATCACCATGATAGTGGAGTTGATTTCGGCTAAAGATTTTTGAGTGCGCCCGGCTAAATTCCTAACTTCATCAGCCACCACTGCAAAGCCTCTGCCATGTTCGCCGGCCCTTGCGGCTTCAATAGCGGCGTTTAGGGCCAATAGATTCGTTTGATCGGCAATATCATTGATAATATCCAAAATGGATTTGACATCATCAGCGTTGTGGCTTAGTTGCTCCACTTTATTAGACAGCTCTTCTTCAGTGTGTGCGCCCTCTATGATTTGAGAAAATAAATCCCCAATCGCATCCTTGCTCTCTTTGACAAGCCCTTGCGTTTCAATCAAACGCTTCCTTAACCCTTGAGATTGCTCTATAGAAGCATTCATCACGCTAGCCACATCAGTGGCCTTATCTTTCACGGAATTTAGGGTGGTTGAGGAATTTTTCATGCTCTCTTGGGTTTCTTTTGTGATTTGGACTAATTTGTCCATTGAAGTCTTATTGAGGGTGGAAATCCCCTTAATCTCTTCCATAATCAAGCGAGCCTTTTCTACAAACAAATTGACCCCATGCCCCACTTGCGAGATTTCATCGTTGCGATCATCCACTTCAATTTTGGCCCTCAAATCCTTATCCCCATGGCTAAAAGCGTTGATTTTAAGGACTAAATCATCAATGCGTTTCACGATCCTTAATTTGGCGTATATCAGCGTTAAAACCGCTAACGCTATCGTCGCTATCAATATCCAAAGGAATAATTTTGCGGTGTTTTCATTGAAAACCTTCTCCACGCCTTGTCTGATCGCTTGATTCTCAGCGTTAATATCAGTGTAGTAAGAAGTCGCTGCGATCACCATTTGAGACACTTCATCATAATGCGAGTAAGCGAATTTTTTCTCCGGCACGCCCCCATCGTATTTGGGCATTTTATAATAAGTGTAGCCTCCCCCTTTTTTAGCCGCTTCCAAATAGCCCTTAACATAATACACCCCATCAACGCTTTGCAAACTAAGCCCTGATTGGCCTATGGTTTTGGGATTGACCGGATCAAACAATACCACCCCATTTTTATCCACCACCACCATATAAATCATGCCCTTATCATCATTGATGCGTTTGAAATAATCCAGTGCCATTTTTCTTGCAGTGGTATTATCAAAATTTTTGTAATACTCATGAATGCCCTGTTCAAGAAGTCTTGTCATGTAAGCGAGCGTTTTTTCACGCTTTTTGTATTGTCCGGTTTCTAAATGCCCCATGAGTTGCTCTAGCGCATCTTTTTGCATGACTTTTACCAAACTAATGGACAACCCTCCTAAACCCAAAAGCGCGGCTAACACGACTAGCACGATACGCACCCCCAATGAAGAAAATACTGAAGCAAACACCATTCATCTCCTGTAATATCATTTTTAAGTCAAACCCTAATTTGAGAGTTTAGCTTCTAAATAACCCCCCCCCCCGAAAAATGAGAGGCGCAAAATTAAATTAAAACCCAATGTTTGAAGCCACTGAAAAAGTGAAAATCTAACAAGCTAGAATTATAAGATACTCTCTTTTAAGTTGGGCTTAAAAATAAAATCATAAAAATAAAAAATATTATTTAACTTTAATTTCTTTATCTTTTAAAAAATGGGGGTTTTAGTTACTTTGTTTGTCGTTTTAGATTTTATCCTAACCGCACGAAAAACTCTATCCTTTAGTGGCAAGTAAGCGTATAGCCGTTAGGCTATATTTAAACTAAAAGATAGCAAAATCTCTCTAGTCTTTTTGGGGGTGAGAAATATCCATGCGGACTTTAAAAAACAAAGCTTTTCATGTTAGTGTCTGTTGGTTAGTGTCCGTTGAGCCACTTTAGTTAGGAAGCCCCTTGCTTTAGAAAGGGGCGGTTTCACTTTGCAGTAAGAAACTCATTTATTAAGGGGATTAAGACAATAGGGGATATTTTGAAACAATTCTCCCCCTAACCACCCCTTAAATCCCTACTTCAGCCCACTCATCTCGTTTGGATAAAAAAGCACTTGCTAAATTCTTTGCACCCTCTAAAGTGTGGTTAGCCGCCCAACCGCATTGCTTTTCATTGCTCGCAGGCACTTCTGTAGCCTTTAACACATCTTGCATCGTTTTTTCCAAAACTTCTAAAATCTCTGTGTAATTGTCATGGTTTAACACCGTGAGATAAAATCCCGTTTGGCAGCCCATAGGCGACCAATCCACAACATAATTGGCATGGTTGCGGATAATCTCAGCGACTAGATGCTCCAAAGAATGCAAGCTTGCCATGTCCATGTGATCTTGGTTGGGTTGTTTGAAGCGCACATCGTATTTGACTATCAAATCCCCATTGACGCCCTTTTTGCGATCAGCGACACGCACATAAGGGGCTTTGACTTTGGTGTGATCCAAGTTAAAACTTTCTACATTCATTTTTGGTGTTTTCATTTTCTTAATTCCTTTATCCATCAATTGTGATGAAATTCTAGCTTATTTTAGCGAACGCTTGCTCTAGATCTTCTAACAAATCCTTTTCATGCTCAATCCCCACAGACAAGCGCACCAAACCATCTCTAATCCCTGCGGCTTCTCGTTGCATTTTAGGGATACACGCATGGGTCATAAACGCCGGAATGCCTACCAGACTTTCCACCCCACCCAAACTCTCGCCTAAAATGAATAGTTTAAGGCTTTCTACAAAAAGAGTCGCTTCGTTGTCGTTTTTGAGGGTGAAAGAAAGCATCCCGCTAAAACCGCACATCTGAGTTTTGGCTAGATCATGATTAGGGTGAGTGGGCAAGCCTGGGTAATAAACCCTCTCCACTTTAGGGT
This region includes:
- a CDS encoding outer membrane beta-barrel protein, translated to MKTLFVVYLFLSLNPFFLEANEITWSKFLENFKNKNEDDKPEPPTINKSSEKQRVLDKNQQILKRALEKSLKFFFIFGYNYSQATFSTSNQSLTFVANSIGFNTATGLEHFLRNHPKIGFRIFSAYNYFHSVSLSQPQTLMVQNYGGGLDFSWIFVDKNIYRFRSYLGLALEQGVLLVDTIKPGAITTIIPRTKKTFFQAPFRFGFIVDFIGYLSLQLGIEMPLVRNVFYTYNNHQERFKPRFNANFSLVVSF
- a CDS encoding glycosyltransferase family 2 protein, with protein sequence MLKVSVITACFNSEKTIEDTILSVLNQTYKNIEYIIIDGSSADGTLEIIQKYKDKIACVVSEKDKGIYDAMNKGIRRASGDIIALLNSDDFYKDEFVLEKVVHEFENKNCDSVYADLVFVKPNCLEKVVRYYESGEFHPKTLLYGVVPAHPTLFVKKEIYERYGLYKSDYKISADFEMIIRLFVVQKISFSYLKEVLVVMRTGGASTKGFKSLLLRNKENIRACKENGIQTNVFSMLLKYPRKVMGLFKRKRLKRS
- a CDS encoding methyl-accepting chemotaxis protein; the protein is MVFASVFSSLGVRIVLVVLAALLGLGGLSISLVKVMQKDALEQLMGHLETGQYKKREKTLAYMTRLLEQGIHEYYKNFDNTTARKMALDYFKRINDDKGMIYMVVVDKNGVVLFDPVNPKTIGQSGLSLQSVDGVYYVKGYLEAAKKGGGYTYYKMPKYDGGVPEKKFAYSHYDEVSQMVIAATSYYTDINAENQAIRQGVEKVFNENTAKLFLWILIATIALAVLTLIYAKLRIVKRIDDLVLKINAFSHGDKDLRAKIEVDDRNDEISQVGHGVNLFVEKARLIMEEIKGISTLNKTSMDKLVQITKETQESMKNSSTTLNSVKDKATDVASVMNASIEQSQGLRKRLIETQGLVKESKDAIGDLFSQIIEGAHTEEELSNKVEQLSHNADDVKSILDIINDIADQTNLLALNAAIEAARAGEHGRGFAVVADEVRNLAGRTQKSLAEINSTIMVIVQEINDVSSQMNLNSQKMERLSDMSKSVQETYEKMSANLSSVVLDSNQSMDDYAKSGHQIEAMVSDFVEVEKVASKTLADSSDILKIATHVSETTKNLDKQVNLFKT
- a CDS encoding S-ribosylhomocysteine lyase, with product MKTPKMNVESFNLDHTKVKAPYVRVADRKKGVNGDLIVKYDVRFKQPNQDHMDMASLHSLEHLVAEIIRNHANYVVDWSPMGCQTGFYLTVLNHDNYTEILEVLEKTMQDVLKATEVPASNEKQCGWAANHTLEGAKNLASAFLSKRDEWAEVGI